A single genomic interval of Shewanella psychropiezotolerans harbors:
- a CDS encoding IucA/IucC family protein yields the protein MSSSQSYICQRIIDTCLRENLCDLMGQGSVISHLPHNEGIWPEAQPQAWLEVSHLGTQTLYIPLATSDYMQDWRAVSPAWLAQEVPGASLSYMKGYRHWLETLSSNLTQEERELFSHYIHEADCASEQDLLCRQAYQQLKEGLSAEFETMTDWHHQLLFGDQLASYLDHPYYPTARAKVGFDADALARYAPEFAPRFELNWLAIDKSLVSLTSMVPDCWPSFADVGLDINDTQSHHLFPLHPLTLAGLPDLPPGVILAPKSAITVQPTLSVRTLALIDFPGIHIKVPLMMATLGRRIFVPSNPALSMTDIGSSKP from the coding sequence ATGTCATCATCTCAATCCTATATTTGCCAGAGAATCATAGATACTTGCCTGCGGGAAAACCTGTGTGACCTTATGGGTCAAGGCTCAGTGATAAGCCATCTTCCCCATAACGAAGGTATCTGGCCCGAGGCCCAGCCTCAAGCTTGGCTAGAGGTGAGTCACCTTGGAACTCAGACCCTCTATATCCCTCTGGCTACAAGCGATTATATGCAGGATTGGCGCGCCGTTTCCCCGGCCTGGCTTGCCCAAGAGGTTCCCGGAGCAAGCTTGAGCTATATGAAGGGATATCGGCATTGGTTAGAGACCCTGTCCTCAAATTTGACTCAGGAAGAGAGAGAGCTCTTCAGCCACTATATTCACGAGGCTGATTGTGCTTCGGAGCAAGATCTCCTCTGTCGCCAGGCATATCAGCAGCTAAAAGAGGGCTTGAGCGCCGAATTTGAAACCATGACCGATTGGCACCACCAGCTATTGTTCGGTGATCAACTGGCTTCCTATCTGGATCACCCTTATTATCCTACCGCTCGGGCCAAGGTGGGCTTCGATGCCGACGCACTCGCTCGTTATGCACCTGAATTCGCTCCCAGATTCGAACTTAACTGGTTGGCGATAGACAAGAGCCTGGTTTCACTGACCTCCATGGTTCCGGATTGCTGGCCTAGTTTCGCCGACGTCGGGCTGGATATCAATGACACACAGAGCCACCATCTGTTTCCCCTACATCCTTTGACCTTGGCAGGTCTGCCGGACTTACCTCCCGGGGTCATACTCGCTCCCAAGTCTGCCATTACGGTTCAGCCAACTCTATCGGTACGCACCTTGGCTCTGATCGATTTCCCTGGCATTCACATCAAGGTTCCGCTGATGATGGCGACACTGGGGCGAAGAATATTCGTTCCATCAAACCCAGCACTATCTATGACGGACATTGGTTCGAGCAAACCCTGA
- a CDS encoding MFS transporter codes for MFVLPTICAALTAPWWGRFADKFGKKTSLLRAQVGLVAGFLLSGFADSVWWFAAGLILQGISGGTLAASNAYLSRLFKDKELANSLNLTQSSARLALVCAPIALGLFTHIQDPLMIYRALALLPLLAFLVCWRLPDDTKIIDAQANGCNKPAVKPEKLTANAVVDNQDTEERRPFSHLLWLQFLFCFAMVVTFPYFLLYSEQLGTQSDALSGFYYSLPHLVYLLFAFQAKKLTWSAKQQTQLGFILLGLACFGQFLLMESSWLIALRLLFGFGMVLLFSGLHLFVSQRINQRQAGLSFGRFDAWGKWAGVLAGVGASYASQWGSLHWPFLLAALSCGLGLLVLMFFFNEVQDHVGTTQS; via the coding sequence ATGTTTGTCCTACCCACCATATGTGCGGCATTGACCGCTCCCTGGTGGGGACGGTTTGCCGATAAATTTGGCAAGAAGACCTCTCTGCTGCGAGCTCAAGTCGGCCTGGTTGCAGGCTTTCTCCTGTCCGGCTTTGCCGACTCGGTCTGGTGGTTTGCCGCCGGACTGATATTGCAAGGGATAAGTGGTGGTACGCTCGCGGCATCGAACGCTTACCTGAGCCGTCTATTTAAAGACAAGGAGTTGGCCAATAGCCTGAATCTGACTCAGAGTTCGGCGCGTTTAGCCCTAGTGTGCGCCCCCATAGCCTTAGGATTATTTACCCATATACAAGATCCCTTAATGATCTACCGGGCTTTGGCCCTACTGCCCTTGTTGGCATTTCTGGTGTGCTGGCGTCTGCCGGACGACACTAAGATCATTGATGCTCAGGCTAATGGCTGCAATAAACCTGCGGTTAAGCCAGAGAAACTGACCGCCAATGCTGTCGTCGATAATCAGGACACGGAAGAGAGGCGACCTTTCTCGCACCTGTTATGGCTCCAGTTCCTATTCTGTTTCGCCATGGTCGTCACCTTCCCCTACTTCTTACTCTATAGCGAGCAGTTAGGCACCCAGAGCGATGCACTAAGCGGTTTCTATTACAGCCTGCCCCATCTGGTTTATCTCCTGTTTGCCTTCCAGGCTAAAAAGTTAACCTGGTCGGCTAAACAGCAGACACAGCTAGGCTTCATCCTGCTAGGTCTTGCTTGTTTCGGTCAGTTCCTATTGATGGAAAGCAGCTGGCTTATCGCTCTGAGACTCCTATTCGGCTTCGGCATGGTGCTGCTCTTCAGTGGTCTGCACCTATTTGTCAGCCAGCGAATTAATCAACGACAGGCCGGTTTGAGTTTTGGCCGTTTCGATGCCTGGGGCAAGTGGGCCGGCGTGTTAGCTGGAGTAGGCGCGAGCTATGCCAGTCAATGGGGCTCTCTACATTGGCCCTTCCTGCTTGCAGCCCTTAGTTGTGGCTTAGGTCTGCTGGTTCTGATGTTCTTTTTCAATGAGGTACAAGATCATGTTGGTACAACACAAAGCTAA
- a CDS encoding AraC family transcriptional regulator codes for MSIFNDLLSRFHLNATIFHRSLVCNPWSTDTSGSGLASFHLISSGEAFLHCEQYQSERLSTGDLVIFPHDASHIIDSSEQANFEQQDTGFVSYPMDSKSVDGTGLICGYFDFCEDKQHPLITQLPQCILLKRQDQYGALTSILDSLINEAKLGTQASDVILSRLSELFFLTLLRSLLLDTQTDLGLFRALQDPKMARVLQAIFDQLASPWDLASLASVGGYSRASFASHFKQYFAQAPLEYLSHLRLTQAKKQLMSGDTVLKVALDVGYGSDVSFAKAYKRHFGHGPGASRP; via the coding sequence ATGTCGATATTTAATGACTTACTGTCCAGGTTCCATCTCAACGCGACTATTTTTCATCGCTCCTTAGTGTGTAACCCCTGGAGTACGGATACCTCTGGCTCAGGTTTAGCTAGCTTCCATCTGATAAGTTCGGGTGAGGCCTTCTTGCATTGTGAACAGTATCAATCCGAGCGCTTATCGACTGGGGACCTGGTGATATTCCCCCATGATGCGTCGCATATTATAGATAGCAGTGAGCAAGCTAATTTTGAGCAGCAAGACACCGGCTTCGTCTCCTACCCAATGGATAGCAAAAGTGTCGATGGCACTGGGTTAATCTGCGGCTATTTCGATTTTTGCGAAGACAAACAGCATCCTCTTATTACTCAGCTACCTCAATGCATACTGTTAAAGAGGCAAGATCAATACGGAGCGCTCACCAGCATCTTAGATAGCCTGATAAACGAGGCAAAACTCGGGACTCAGGCTAGCGATGTCATATTGTCACGTCTCAGTGAACTGTTTTTTCTCACCCTGTTGAGAAGTTTGTTACTGGATACACAAACGGATCTTGGCCTGTTCCGTGCCCTGCAGGACCCTAAGATGGCCAGAGTGCTGCAGGCTATATTTGACCAACTTGCCAGTCCCTGGGATCTGGCTAGTTTGGCGAGTGTCGGCGGCTACTCACGAGCCAGCTTTGCCAGTCACTTCAAACAATATTTCGCCCAAGCACCTTTAGAGTACCTGTCTCACTTGAGGCTGACTCAAGCTAAGAAGCAGCTTATGTCGGGAGATACCGTACTTAAGGTCGCCCTAGACGTCGGCTATGGAAGCGATGTCTCCTTTGCAAAAGCATACAAAAGACACTTTGGCCACGGACCAGGAGCGAGTCGACCATAA
- a CDS encoding IucA/IucC family C-terminal-domain containing protein has protein sequence MFEHVDEQHGGHFGDRKEFAYIVRSYPLSMQDKHLVAVAALASEMPDGRLYLSHLADSYYEGDCQAWLTQYQSLLLKVHLRLWLKYGIALESNQQNAVIAYQDSGLSLVMKDNDSARLLPWRYQQAVQDPQLAEIRVASLIDLRILVEDDEALAQMFTTITLQLDIAAIIEAMAGKGLGDRKNMYRQLRQLIMAELDALDRDGIDTEYARHYLLGQTYLPIKYLLSSGSLLSKANSGASDVNKFYGHTAPNFLSERFLCE, from the coding sequence TTGTTCGAACATGTCGATGAGCAGCACGGAGGACATTTCGGGGATCGTAAAGAGTTTGCCTATATCGTCCGCAGCTACCCATTATCCATGCAAGACAAGCACTTGGTCGCCGTGGCGGCCCTGGCTAGCGAGATGCCGGATGGACGCCTGTACCTGAGTCATCTGGCCGATAGCTACTATGAAGGTGACTGTCAGGCCTGGCTAACCCAATACCAGAGCCTCTTACTCAAGGTTCACTTACGCCTGTGGCTCAAATACGGCATAGCCCTGGAATCTAATCAGCAAAATGCCGTGATTGCCTATCAAGATTCTGGCTTATCTCTGGTGATGAAAGATAACGATTCGGCGCGATTACTGCCCTGGCGCTATCAGCAAGCCGTCCAAGATCCACAGCTGGCCGAGATAAGAGTCGCTAGCCTGATCGATCTCAGAATTTTGGTGGAAGACGATGAGGCCCTGGCGCAGATGTTTACCACTATCACTTTGCAGCTCGATATCGCCGCCATCATAGAAGCTATGGCGGGCAAGGGCTTAGGTGATCGAAAAAACATGTACCGTCAATTGCGTCAGCTGATAATGGCCGAACTCGATGCCTTAGACAGAGATGGTATCGACACTGAATACGCCCGTCACTATCTGCTGGGACAAACCTATCTACCGATAAAATACCTGCTGAGTTCCGGCAGCCTATTGAGCAAAGCCAACTCGGGAGCCAGCGACGTCAACAAATTCTATGGCCATACGGCACCTAACTTCTTAAGTGAGCGATTCCTATGCGAGTGA
- a CDS encoding IucA/IucC family protein has protein sequence MLVQHKANVSPTIDKYCAQAHRHMAQDNAIACLLNCYIREYAQPHNQVCLDDNNPDCPMAFTQGKLAAHSKVRLIFPESNSVLILVADRISLLGRCRFISQPYLKKTGSSWQPLDSHALAKFMLKHLAIVTDSEFNHELLEQISNSVDVTQAFIQRAHGPYKPQTQAIDSCSGLIASEQSLLWGHAMHPAPKSRHGVAFDDMLTCSPEIGANFPLYWFKVDKSLVKQLYCSESMPLDMIDKLHSAAECLYPCHPWEVKTIMTQPLVQQAIEQGLLLPLGSLGHKVYPTSSVRTLYAPEINRFLKFSIHVRLTNCVRKNAWYELESAIGLSRLLIDLQQQAYFHCPKFTLMAEPAASTLDFSSLGEEASKTQIRTLTESFGILYRDGIDSELEKKYQPQMAGALFAWDVEGHSICQGLVTRLANQKGLGYDQMASLWFSAYLDTLLPGVFYYFFKQGIAFEPHLQNTLVGFSDGLPAFVWLRDLEGTKLLPNFWPREALTDLSDSAISSVYYSREQGWNRIAYCTLINNVSEAIFHLAAGDRKLELDLWHSLKQTIVQWQLVEGEQAELQGLLEGDDIPSKNNLTTRLLKQADKHSGYNRVPSPFSHLGQS, from the coding sequence ATGTTGGTACAACACAAAGCTAATGTTTCCCCGACTATTGACAAGTATTGTGCTCAGGCTCATCGACATATGGCCCAGGATAATGCCATTGCCTGTCTGTTAAATTGTTATATTCGGGAATACGCTCAACCCCATAACCAGGTCTGTCTGGACGATAATAATCCTGATTGTCCCATGGCATTTACCCAGGGGAAATTAGCGGCCCATAGCAAGGTGAGATTGATCTTCCCCGAATCCAACTCGGTGTTAATTCTGGTTGCCGATCGCATCAGTTTACTGGGACGCTGCCGTTTCATCAGTCAGCCTTACCTGAAGAAAACTGGCTCATCCTGGCAGCCACTCGACTCCCATGCCTTGGCTAAATTCATGCTTAAACACTTGGCCATAGTCACAGATAGCGAGTTTAATCATGAGCTGCTGGAGCAAATCAGCAACAGCGTCGATGTCACTCAAGCCTTTATTCAAAGAGCTCATGGCCCTTATAAACCACAGACCCAAGCAATCGATTCTTGCTCCGGTCTTATTGCGTCCGAGCAGAGCCTGCTCTGGGGCCATGCGATGCACCCGGCGCCTAAGAGCCGTCATGGGGTGGCATTCGACGACATGTTGACCTGCTCTCCAGAGATAGGCGCCAACTTCCCTCTCTACTGGTTCAAGGTCGATAAGTCTCTGGTCAAACAGCTGTATTGTAGTGAGTCTATGCCTCTAGATATGATCGACAAGCTCCACTCGGCAGCAGAGTGCCTGTACCCCTGTCACCCCTGGGAAGTTAAGACCATCATGACCCAGCCCTTAGTGCAGCAAGCCATTGAACAAGGATTACTCTTACCTTTAGGCTCTCTGGGCCACAAGGTTTATCCCACCTCTTCGGTCCGCACCTTATATGCCCCAGAAATAAATCGCTTCCTGAAGTTCTCTATTCATGTGCGACTGACCAATTGCGTGCGCAAGAATGCCTGGTATGAATTAGAGAGTGCCATTGGCCTGAGCCGCCTGCTGATAGATCTGCAGCAGCAAGCCTACTTCCACTGCCCTAAATTCACTCTAATGGCGGAGCCCGCTGCCAGCACACTGGATTTCAGTAGCCTAGGAGAAGAAGCCAGCAAGACACAGATCCGCACCTTGACTGAGAGCTTCGGCATCCTATACCGAGATGGTATAGACAGCGAGCTGGAGAAAAAATACCAACCTCAGATGGCGGGGGCATTATTCGCCTGGGATGTCGAAGGACACAGTATCTGTCAGGGTCTGGTTACACGCTTAGCCAATCAAAAAGGGCTAGGTTACGACCAGATGGCAAGCCTATGGTTTAGTGCTTATCTAGACACCCTGTTACCCGGAGTCTTCTATTACTTCTTCAAGCAAGGTATCGCCTTCGAGCCGCATCTGCAAAACACTCTAGTTGGTTTCAGTGATGGCCTACCCGCCTTCGTCTGGCTACGGGATCTGGAAGGGACCAAGCTGCTGCCAAATTTCTGGCCGAGGGAGGCCCTGACAGATCTATCGGATAGCGCCATCTCCTCCGTCTATTACAGTCGAGAGCAGGGCTGGAACCGCATCGCCTACTGCACCCTGATCAATAATGTCAGCGAAGCCATCTTCCATCTGGCCGCTGGTGATAGGAAGTTAGAGCTTGATCTGTGGCACAGCCTGAAACAAACCATAGTCCAATGGCAGCTGGTCGAGGGCGAGCAAGCCGAACTACAAGGCCTATTGGAGGGGGATGATATTCCGTCGAAAAATAATCTAACCACCCGCTTGCTCAAACAAGCCGACAAACACTCAGGCTATAACCGCGTACCCAGCCCCTTTTCTCATTTAGGTCAGTCTTAA
- a CDS encoding TonB-dependent receptor family protein gives MFMPNQGLKLTALSVAITASIACPFAFADQDAPAMEVMEVKGSVLGNSELADLKTYAGNRSIITHEKMERTAVRSIDTALQQIPGIKIKDETGTGVLPNVSVRGLDSSRSGYAQFLMDGIPMTLAPYGHTGQSLFPATLFMIDRIDVARGGASVQYGPNNVGGVINLISKPISTEWETTLNEKVTFFGSSNNLYDTNLSTGGAVNDDFSMRLDANFTKGESFRDHSDTDVKNIMLKTVWNIDSNNKIDANFQYYDAFSELPGALNTQAYEDDRTQSLRPNDEFKADTKRITIKYNHTLADSSLYDYGELELITFGNKSSRNFQWDFYDQNKDTDGDLGNHWGDTTQTATDLRNSPREFTVFGIEPKASIYIDGDITQHIIAGVRYVNEDISYQLNQMDKTTLVTTSPRDWHMDTNAMAYYISNELGFFDDKLTLTPGIRLEDVRMEFTNLGQGYSQDNHVTEWLPGITLGYEFSDSWFAYTNAQRSLRTPQISQLWPEGQTLESELAWNYEAGVRFTPTDTSSLTLAAYRIDFENKAEYDKDISLFVNIGETRNQGIELEGTYSPEALPDLSLTGAYNYLDTEQLEGEFAGNQLPYVSKHQLSASALYSFDQVDLGLMAYYYSKSFSDLANSVEENESGTAGEVPDYIVVNFNISTEVFKKNDQGLKVGLSVNNLFDNEYYFRGLDVSPAGRVPAPGRSLSLDFTYQF, from the coding sequence ATGTTCATGCCAAACCAGGGATTAAAATTGACCGCGCTTTCCGTGGCCATAACCGCCAGTATTGCCTGTCCTTTCGCCTTTGCCGATCAAGATGCACCCGCCATGGAAGTGATGGAGGTCAAGGGCAGTGTGCTGGGGAATTCGGAACTCGCCGATCTGAAAACCTATGCCGGTAACCGCAGTATCATTACCCATGAAAAGATGGAACGCACCGCGGTGCGATCCATAGATACCGCATTACAGCAGATCCCGGGCATTAAGATTAAGGATGAGACTGGCACTGGCGTGTTACCTAATGTCTCGGTGCGTGGTTTAGACAGCAGCCGCAGTGGTTATGCCCAGTTCTTGATGGACGGCATTCCTATGACCTTAGCGCCTTACGGTCATACGGGTCAGTCGCTGTTTCCGGCAACCTTGTTCATGATTGATCGTATCGATGTGGCTCGTGGTGGTGCTTCGGTGCAATATGGTCCTAACAACGTAGGTGGGGTGATCAACTTGATCTCGAAACCTATCTCTACCGAGTGGGAGACGACGCTCAATGAGAAGGTGACCTTTTTCGGCAGCAGTAACAATCTCTACGACACAAACCTGAGTACAGGTGGTGCGGTGAACGATGATTTTTCCATGCGTTTAGACGCCAACTTCACCAAAGGTGAGTCATTCAGAGACCACTCAGACACAGATGTGAAGAACATCATGTTAAAAACCGTGTGGAACATAGATAGCAATAATAAGATCGACGCCAATTTCCAGTATTACGATGCGTTTTCTGAGCTACCGGGCGCCCTCAATACCCAGGCTTATGAGGACGATAGAACGCAATCTCTTCGACCTAACGACGAATTTAAGGCGGATACCAAACGTATCACGATTAAATATAACCACACACTTGCCGACTCGTCTCTGTACGATTACGGCGAACTTGAGCTGATCACCTTCGGTAACAAGAGCTCACGTAATTTTCAGTGGGATTTTTATGATCAGAACAAGGACACTGATGGCGATTTAGGTAACCATTGGGGTGACACAACACAAACAGCCACGGATTTGCGTAACTCGCCTCGGGAATTTACCGTCTTTGGTATCGAGCCTAAGGCCAGCATTTACATCGACGGCGACATCACTCAGCACATCATAGCCGGTGTTCGCTACGTCAACGAAGACATCAGCTATCAGCTCAATCAGATGGATAAGACGACCTTAGTTACCACCAGTCCGAGAGATTGGCATATGGATACCAATGCCATGGCTTATTACATCAGTAATGAACTGGGGTTCTTCGATGACAAACTGACCTTAACGCCGGGCATTCGCTTAGAAGATGTGCGTATGGAGTTCACTAATCTGGGACAGGGCTACAGCCAAGATAACCACGTCACCGAGTGGCTACCAGGTATCACCTTAGGCTATGAGTTTTCCGATTCATGGTTCGCCTATACCAACGCCCAACGTTCACTGCGGACACCACAGATATCTCAGTTGTGGCCTGAAGGGCAAACATTAGAGTCTGAACTGGCATGGAACTATGAAGCCGGCGTACGTTTTACGCCTACTGATACCAGTAGCCTGACGTTGGCCGCCTATCGCATCGATTTTGAGAATAAGGCCGAATATGACAAGGACATCAGCCTGTTCGTTAACATAGGCGAGACCCGCAACCAAGGCATAGAGCTGGAAGGCACCTATTCACCTGAGGCATTGCCTGATCTTAGCCTAACCGGTGCTTATAACTATTTGGATACGGAACAACTCGAGGGTGAGTTTGCCGGAAACCAGCTGCCTTATGTGTCTAAGCATCAGCTATCTGCCAGTGCCTTATACAGTTTTGATCAGGTGGATCTGGGCCTAATGGCCTACTACTACAGCAAGTCATTTTCAGATTTAGCTAACAGCGTCGAAGAGAATGAATCTGGTACGGCGGGAGAAGTGCCTGACTATATCGTGGTTAACTTCAACATAAGCACCGAGGTATTTAAGAAGAATGATCAGGGATTAAAAGTGGGCTTGTCGGTCAATAACCTGTTCGACAATGAATATTATTTCAGAGGGTTAGACGTCTCACCAGCGGGACGAGTACCAGCTCCTGGACGTTCACTTAGTCTAGATTTCACCTATCAGTTTTAG
- a CDS encoding ATP-grasp domain-containing protein, producing MKPQLVLITHVENRAVTEGFVPSALNMGYDVFLLTDHGLAHKQYFAGKQACPTQIIECDVFNPLAIIDLLHTLAISPEVVFSNSDHLQASTAIVADYFFCPAKDWHLCYQTKNKAAMRTRLTNQDQPNVWTHTWLTGQPLPKNLPFPLVAKPREGVASLNVAFCDDLDALIKYSSAMDKTDTCILLEAYLEGPLFTLETLGDGERIQAIGGFDVNLSALPHFVETQASWNGPVSLKYREQALAQVAAFGVNFGVCHSEFILTKQGPVLVEINYRSIGDGREFLLDKLLPFNWFETILSLHSGKPLETLELSRSEAIIRYFPSGKSGQVQLSPAPFECQHGEQDISFVPMKTKGDSVKLTHSNKDYLGVLTLIGPDRQELSAKADEFSHELLWELN from the coding sequence ATGAAACCACAATTGGTTTTGATCACGCATGTCGAAAACCGAGCGGTAACGGAAGGGTTCGTACCCAGCGCCTTGAATATGGGGTATGACGTTTTTTTACTCACTGATCATGGATTAGCACACAAACAATATTTCGCCGGTAAGCAAGCCTGTCCGACCCAGATAATTGAATGTGACGTGTTTAATCCTCTGGCAATCATAGATCTGCTACACACATTGGCCATCTCACCCGAGGTGGTATTTTCAAATAGCGATCACCTACAGGCGAGTACCGCCATCGTCGCCGATTATTTCTTCTGCCCGGCTAAAGACTGGCACCTCTGCTATCAAACGAAAAATAAAGCGGCCATGCGAACCCGGCTTACCAACCAAGATCAGCCCAATGTGTGGACACATACCTGGTTAACGGGTCAGCCCCTCCCCAAGAACCTCCCATTTCCTCTGGTCGCTAAGCCTAGAGAGGGAGTAGCCAGCCTGAATGTAGCGTTCTGTGACGATCTGGATGCCTTGATAAAATACTCCTCCGCCATGGATAAAACTGATACCTGTATCTTATTAGAGGCTTATCTGGAAGGGCCCCTGTTCACCCTGGAAACCTTAGGTGACGGCGAGCGTATTCAGGCCATAGGCGGCTTCGATGTTAACTTGTCTGCCCTGCCTCACTTTGTCGAGACCCAGGCCAGCTGGAATGGTCCGGTCAGCCTTAAATACCGCGAGCAAGCCTTAGCTCAGGTAGCGGCATTTGGTGTTAATTTTGGCGTCTGCCACAGCGAATTTATCCTCACCAAACAGGGACCTGTCTTAGTCGAGATCAACTATCGCAGCATAGGTGATGGCCGTGAATTTTTACTGGATAAGCTCTTGCCCTTCAACTGGTTCGAAACCATCTTATCTCTGCACTCGGGTAAGCCCCTTGAAACCTTGGAGCTTAGTCGTTCCGAAGCCATTATTCGTTATTTCCCCAGCGGAAAATCCGGCCAGGTGCAGCTCAGTCCCGCGCCATTCGAGTGTCAGCATGGTGAGCAAGATATCAGCTTTGTGCCCATGAAAACTAAAGGCGATAGCGTCAAGTTAACCCATTCAAACAAAGATTACCTCGGGGTATTAACCCTGATCGGCCCTGACAGACAGGAGTTGTCAGCCAAGGCCGATGAATTCAGCCATGAGTTACTCTGGGAGCTGAACTAA
- a CDS encoding type III PLP-dependent enzyme has translation MDRITQAIDKLAAKQDKHTPLCAYIYDLASLRDHAKEIVSALPKNCEFYYAAKANPEEKVLKILAPLVDGFEAASGGELNWLHKCQPQMPLIFGGPGKLISDLSYAIDIDIEAIHVESLLELSRIASLCKQKQRRCRILLRMNIGLDGIEQTRLTMGGKPTPFGLDVDALDSAIAIIREQPFIELLGFHFHLMSHQLDPQRHLALMKLYFRTFKSWCRDYELDLSLLNVGGGIGIDYVNPQQKFDWPKFCSELASLIEQESMTQVSIRFECGRFVTANAGCYVMQVLDIKQSHGEWFAIGHGGTHHFRTPAAQSHDHPFFVHSRSSVKADPAPEIESGKSEFCIPEPSIKAQHVTLVGQLCTPKDVLARQQYIDKLNLGDYLVFTQAGAYAWNISHQNFLMHAAPEMVFLD, from the coding sequence ATGGATAGAATTACCCAAGCAATCGATAAACTCGCGGCTAAGCAAGATAAACATACACCTCTATGCGCCTACATCTATGATCTTGCCTCTCTACGGGATCACGCCAAGGAGATAGTCTCGGCCCTACCGAAAAACTGTGAGTTTTATTATGCCGCCAAGGCTAATCCCGAAGAAAAGGTCCTCAAGATCTTGGCACCTCTGGTAGATGGCTTCGAAGCCGCCTCCGGAGGAGAGCTCAACTGGCTACATAAATGTCAGCCCCAGATGCCTCTTATCTTCGGCGGCCCGGGGAAACTAATCAGCGACTTGTCTTATGCGATCGATATCGATATTGAGGCTATTCATGTTGAAAGCCTACTGGAGCTGAGCCGCATAGCCAGTCTGTGCAAACAAAAACAGCGTCGCTGCCGTATCTTGCTACGAATGAACATAGGCCTGGATGGCATAGAACAGACCCGACTAACCATGGGAGGCAAGCCCACCCCATTCGGGCTGGATGTTGACGCGCTTGACTCTGCTATCGCCATTATCCGCGAGCAACCGTTTATAGAGTTACTGGGATTTCATTTTCATCTGATGTCACACCAGTTAGACCCCCAACGCCACCTTGCCTTGATGAAATTGTACTTCCGCACATTCAAGAGCTGGTGCCGGGATTATGAGCTTGATCTGAGTCTGTTGAACGTAGGTGGCGGCATAGGCATAGATTATGTGAATCCGCAGCAGAAATTCGATTGGCCCAAGTTCTGTAGCGAGCTGGCAAGCCTCATAGAGCAAGAATCCATGACACAAGTTAGCATACGCTTCGAGTGTGGCCGTTTCGTCACTGCCAATGCCGGCTGTTATGTGATGCAAGTGCTGGACATCAAGCAGAGTCATGGGGAATGGTTCGCCATAGGGCACGGCGGTACCCATCATTTCCGCACTCCAGCGGCCCAGAGTCATGACCACCCTTTCTTTGTACACTCAAGATCGTCAGTAAAGGCTGATCCAGCTCCTGAAATAGAGTCTGGTAAGTCAGAGTTCTGTATACCTGAGCCCAGCATAAAAGCACAGCATGTGACTCTGGTGGGCCAACTCTGTACTCCGAAAGATGTGTTAGCCAGACAGCAATATATCGACAAGCTAAATCTGGGCGATTATCTGGTGTTTACTCAAGCCGGAGCCTATGCCTGGAATATTTCCCATCAGAACTTCCTGATGCATGCCGCACCAGAGATGGTGTTTCTCGATTAA
- a CDS encoding HpcH/HpaI aldolase family protein translates to MITVNLLKTKLAEGKPIFGMLNSVSSPIICEMLAYAGYDFVILDTEHVLISDDAIAHTIRAAESAGIPLLVRVADANPAYIGKLLDAGALGIVVSRVSSLEIARQAIDAAKYPPLGNRGITGGRNTGFGTLPLQEYIDIANRETFVGLMIEDTQGIDALPEILQLDGVDMIFEGALDLSLSMGRGTEFNHPAVQDNIHFMASLCLQQAVPFCAIPRLPGQKSAWLKLGITAFLVGEDRGLIFKQLKQQLQHLKHDE, encoded by the coding sequence ATGATCACAGTAAATTTATTGAAAACTAAGCTGGCCGAGGGGAAACCGATCTTTGGCATGCTCAACTCAGTATCTTCACCCATTATTTGCGAGATGTTGGCCTATGCTGGCTATGATTTTGTCATTCTTGATACCGAACATGTACTCATCTCTGATGACGCGATAGCGCATACGATCCGCGCTGCCGAAAGTGCCGGGATCCCCTTACTGGTCAGAGTGGCCGACGCCAATCCTGCATACATAGGAAAATTGCTCGATGCCGGCGCTCTGGGAATTGTGGTTTCTCGGGTGTCCAGCTTGGAAATCGCCAGGCAGGCCATTGATGCAGCGAAATATCCGCCCTTAGGCAACCGAGGTATTACAGGTGGTCGCAATACCGGTTTTGGCACTCTACCGCTGCAGGAATATATCGATATAGCCAACCGTGAAACCTTCGTTGGCCTGATGATCGAGGACACTCAAGGCATCGATGCCTTACCTGAAATTCTACAGCTGGATGGTGTCGATATGATATTCGAAGGGGCACTGGATCTTAGTCTGTCTATGGGGCGAGGCACCGAATTTAATCATCCGGCGGTACAGGACAATATTCATTTTATGGCGAGCTTGTGTCTGCAGCAAGCCGTGCCCTTCTGCGCGATCCCGCGCCTGCCGGGACAAAAGTCTGCCTGGCTAAAGTTGGGGATCACCGCCTTCCTCGTGGGTGAGGATAGGGGACTTATTTTCAAACAGCTGAAGCAGCAGCTGCAACATTTAAAACACGATGAATAA